AGTTCTTCCCCTATGCCTATACCGACGCCGCCGTGGACATCGCCAGGGTGGACAACCCGGTGAACCTCGAAGGGGGCAAGATGTCGGTCCTGGTGGCGGCGTGCAGGCTCCGCACGGTGGAATCGCTCATGAGGGTGGCTTCTTCGGCGGGCATGGATCTGGCAGGCATCGAGCCCCTGAACGTGGCCATGTTCCGTGCCGGACTGGGTCCCGTTTCGGCCTACGCCGAGGGGTACCTTTCCATTTTCGCCGAGAAGGAAGTGACCCAGCTCGTGCTGGGGTACAAGGACAACGGCATTCTCTACAGGACGTCGCTCATCGACATCCCCACCGTGGGCGAGGGCGAGCGGGACTATGCCCCCCTCGTCCGGGAGATCGGCAATACCCTTACTTTCATCAAGAACCAGTACCGCGAACTGGTGGTCGATCTCCTTATGCTTGGAGGTGGGTACGGGAAGGACAGCAGGCTGCAGGAGGCTCTCGAGGCTGCGACGGGGCTGAAATCGCTGAAGATGAACGTGTGGGAGACCTGGGGCATCGCGGAACCCGACGACGGCAACAGCGGTTGGGAAGCGGCCATCGGATTGGCGGTGAGGGATTTACTATGAAGGTGAAACTGGACCTGCGGCCACGCTCTCTGGTGGAGTCCCGCAGAAGAAAGGTCAATGCCGCGAGGGTGTTGCTGGTGTCGCTCTTTCTTGCTTTTGTCCTTGTCGGGGGAGTGACTTTCGGCCTTGCCTTCCTGAAGGTGAGCGGCATGGGCTCGCAGGTGGCCATGCTGAACGACCAGGTGGCCATCCAGCAGGCGCAGAACCTGAAGATGTCCAACGAGATCAAGCGGCTTGCAGGCGTGGAAGCGGTGTACGTTTCGGCCCTGACGCTGCTGCAGGAGGAGCTTCCTGCCCTCGAGTTCCTGAACTCCATCGAGACGTCCCTGCCCCTTGGGGTGTGGATTTCTTCCGTGTCGGTGGATCCGGGGAAGGCGACCATCAAGGGGAACGCCTACGTGGAAAACGACGTGGTGGAGTTCGCCAAGGGGCTTCTTGACGCGGGCGTGGTGGCTACGGTGGATTTCCCGGTGACCACAAGGGTGGTAAAGAACCAGGAATCCATGGTTGATTTCACCCTTTCGTGCATGCTCA
This genomic interval from Aminivibrio sp. contains the following:
- the pilM gene encoding pilus assembly protein PilM yields the protein MGASAFFKSQNRAALALHEDYLRYVELDGDLSGLKIRRKVQTATGGTAIRKDSLSDVGALLPAFENLGGSLGGGFKAPVTLGIPSRDILIRVIEMPEMMMEDAKEALKWDFEKFFPYAYTDAAVDIARVDNPVNLEGGKMSVLVAACRLRTVESLMRVASSAGMDLAGIEPLNVAMFRAGLGPVSAYAEGYLSIFAEKEVTQLVLGYKDNGILYRTSLIDIPTVGEGERDYAPLVREIGNTLTFIKNQYRELVVDLLMLGGGYGKDSRLQEALEAATGLKSLKMNVWETWGIAEPDDGNSGWEAAIGLAVRDLL
- a CDS encoding PilN domain-containing protein, with product MKVKLDLRPRSLVESRRRKVNAARVLLVSLFLAFVLVGGVTFGLAFLKVSGMGSQVAMLNDQVAIQQAQNLKMSNEIKRLAGVEAVYVSALTLLQEELPALEFLNSIETSLPLGVWISSVSVDPGKATIKGNAYVENDVVEFAKGLLDAGVVATVDFPVTTRVVKNQESMVDFTLSCMLRDLAGISARNPGEGGGIR